One stretch of Streptomyces sp. R21 DNA includes these proteins:
- a CDS encoding DUF4240 domain-containing protein — protein MDETEFWELVDTTREGAEGDPEEHADLLIERLTRLDPDSVLDFARHFESRYNRAYRWDLWGAAWVLLDGASDDAFDFFRCWLIGQGREVFEGALHDPDSLADLLDDFDEDLDGDGEELGYAADEAYEQLTGVVAPDLGIPPAAPEPEGTPVDFENESALMERYPKLWERFKNSR, from the coding sequence ATGGACGAGACGGAGTTCTGGGAGCTGGTGGACACGACCCGCGAGGGCGCCGAGGGCGACCCCGAGGAGCACGCCGACCTGCTCATCGAGCGGCTCACCCGCCTGGACCCGGACTCGGTCCTCGACTTCGCCCGGCACTTCGAGTCCCGCTACAACCGCGCGTACCGCTGGGATCTGTGGGGCGCGGCCTGGGTGTTGCTCGACGGTGCGAGCGACGACGCCTTCGACTTCTTCCGGTGCTGGCTGATCGGCCAGGGCCGCGAGGTCTTCGAGGGCGCGCTGCACGACCCGGACTCGCTCGCCGATCTCCTGGACGACTTCGACGAGGACCTCGACGGCGACGGCGAGGAGCTGGGGTACGCGGCGGACGAGGCGTACGAGCAGCTCACCGGGGTCGTCGCCCCCGACCTGGGCATTCCGCCCGCGGCCCCCGAGCCGGAGGGCACCCCGGTCGACTTCGAGAACGAGTCGGCCCTCATGGAGCGCTATCCCAAGCTGTGGGAGCGGTTCAAGAACTCGCGGTGA
- a CDS encoding helix-turn-helix transcriptional regulator, producing MRAARLIKMVLLLQSRPSMTAGELARELEVSERTITRDAQALSEAGVPVYADRGRTGGYRLIGGYRTRLTGLARGEAEALFLSGVPGALREMGLEDAASAARLKVSAALLPSLRDASRTAAQRFHLDAPNWFTEPKAPELLPAVADAVWDDRRITARYRSREAEVERELEPYGLVLKAGVWYLCARVPEAGSFRVYRIDRFTAVEPAQERFGRAEGFDLPGFWEERAEEFARSILRAEVVVRLSAEGVRRLAYAVDAGAAREALAGCGDPDAGGWVTATLPVESEEVAHTQLTALGAEVEVLSPEALRDRFAGDAERLAALYR from the coding sequence ATGCGTGCTGCCCGGCTGATCAAGATGGTGCTGCTGCTCCAGTCCCGGCCGTCGATGACCGCCGGTGAGCTGGCGCGGGAGCTGGAGGTGTCCGAGCGGACGATCACGCGGGACGCGCAGGCGCTGTCGGAGGCGGGCGTTCCGGTGTACGCGGACCGGGGGCGCACCGGCGGGTACCGGCTGATCGGCGGATATCGGACACGGCTGACGGGGCTCGCACGCGGCGAGGCCGAGGCACTGTTCCTGTCGGGGGTGCCGGGGGCGCTGCGCGAGATGGGGCTGGAGGACGCGGCCTCGGCGGCCCGGTTGAAGGTGTCCGCCGCGCTGCTGCCCTCCCTGCGGGACGCCTCGCGGACGGCGGCGCAGCGCTTCCATCTGGACGCGCCGAACTGGTTCACGGAGCCGAAGGCGCCCGAGCTGCTGCCCGCCGTCGCCGACGCGGTGTGGGACGACCGGCGGATCACCGCGCGCTACCGGAGCCGGGAGGCCGAGGTGGAGCGGGAGCTGGAGCCGTACGGGCTCGTGCTCAAGGCGGGGGTCTGGTATCTGTGCGCGCGGGTGCCGGAGGCGGGGTCGTTCCGGGTCTACCGGATCGACCGGTTCACCGCGGTGGAGCCCGCGCAGGAGCGCTTCGGCCGCGCCGAGGGGTTCGACCTGCCAGGGTTCTGGGAGGAGCGGGCCGAGGAGTTCGCGCGGTCGATCCTGCGGGCCGAGGTCGTCGTACGGCTCTCTGCCGAAGGGGTGCGGAGACTGGCGTACGCCGTTGACGCCGGGGCCGCGCGGGAGGCGCTTGCGGGCTGCGGTGACCCGGATGCCGGGGGTTGGGTGACCGCCACGCTGCCCGTGGAGTCGGAGGAGGTCGCGCACACACAGTTGACGGCGCTGGGGGCGGAGGTGGAGGTGCTGTCGCCGGAGGCGTTGCGGGACCGCTTCGCGGGGGATGCGGAGCGGCTGGCGGCGCTCTATCGGTAG
- the aceE gene encoding pyruvate dehydrogenase (acetyl-transferring), homodimeric type yields MTDPTAIQPSELDQLPDRDPEETAEWQASLDAVTKAAGPHRAAYLMRRTLERAEGNGLALPKLLETDYVNTIPTSAEPVVDGDEEMERKITAWNRWNAAAMVTRGSKYGVGGHIATFASAAWLYETGFNHFFKGKEADGSGDQLYIQGHASPGIYARAFLDGRLSEQHLDRFRQESGGNGLPSYPHPRRLPWLWEFPTVSMGLGPLSAIYQARFNRYLTNRGIKDVSQSHVWAFLGDGEMDEPESTAALALASREGLDNLTFVINCNLQRLDGPVRANFKIVQELEAQFRGAGWNVVKTLWGTAWDELFRLDTTGALVRRLRQVPDAQVQTYQTRDAAYIRQDFFGSDPALVEMAKLLSDDKILECFHLSRGGHEARKVYAAYRAALAHKGAPTVILAQTVKGHTLGEGFASKNANHQMKKLTVDEFKKMRDVLELPISDSQFIDGQVPYGHPGADAPEVRYLQDRRAALGGPAPARRTHALAPLPAAPDKAFASFDKGSGSQNVATTMAFVRLVKDLVRDKETGRRWVPIVPDEARTFGMESLFPSLGIYSPKGQTYEPVDRDQLMYYKEAKDGQILNEGITEAGSMADFIAASTAYSTHGEAMIPFYIFYSMFGWQRTADQMWQLGDQLGRGFLVGATAGRTTLTGEGLQHADGHSPVIAATNPAALSYDPAFAYEIATIVKDGLRRMYGEAAPGEDQNVFYYLTVYNEPMPQPAKPAGLGIDEGILKGLYRFNTAESAGLSPVANAARIQLIGSGTAIHWTLKAQQLLAEEWGVAADVWSATSWTELRRDALEADAALLRGEERVPFVRQALHGAEGPVLAVSDYMRQVPDQIAQWVEQDYSSLGADGFGLSDTREAARRHFGVDAESIVVAALAQLARRGEVKASAVKEARERYGL; encoded by the coding sequence ATGACCGACCCCACCGCAATCCAGCCGAGCGAGCTCGACCAGCTCCCGGACCGCGACCCCGAGGAGACCGCCGAATGGCAGGCCTCCCTGGATGCCGTCACCAAGGCGGCCGGGCCGCACCGTGCCGCGTACCTGATGCGCCGCACACTGGAACGCGCCGAGGGCAACGGTCTCGCGCTGCCCAAGCTGCTTGAGACCGACTACGTCAACACCATCCCCACCTCCGCCGAACCCGTCGTGGACGGCGACGAGGAGATGGAGCGGAAGATCACCGCGTGGAACCGCTGGAACGCGGCCGCGATGGTCACCCGGGGCAGCAAGTACGGCGTGGGCGGCCACATCGCCACCTTCGCCTCCGCCGCCTGGCTCTACGAGACCGGCTTCAACCACTTCTTCAAGGGCAAGGAGGCCGACGGGTCCGGCGACCAGCTCTACATCCAGGGCCACGCCTCCCCCGGCATCTACGCCCGCGCCTTCCTCGACGGCCGGCTCAGCGAGCAGCACCTCGACCGCTTCCGCCAGGAGTCCGGCGGCAACGGTCTGCCGTCGTACCCGCACCCGCGCCGCCTGCCGTGGCTCTGGGAGTTCCCGACCGTCTCCATGGGCCTCGGCCCGCTGTCGGCGATCTACCAGGCGCGGTTCAACCGCTACCTCACCAACCGCGGCATCAAGGACGTCTCGCAGTCGCACGTGTGGGCGTTCCTCGGTGACGGCGAGATGGACGAGCCGGAGTCGACGGCGGCACTCGCTCTCGCCTCCCGCGAGGGTCTGGACAACCTGACCTTCGTCATCAACTGCAACCTGCAGCGCCTCGACGGCCCGGTCCGCGCGAACTTCAAGATCGTGCAGGAGCTGGAGGCCCAGTTCCGCGGCGCCGGCTGGAACGTCGTGAAGACGCTGTGGGGCACGGCCTGGGACGAGCTGTTCCGGCTCGACACCACGGGCGCGCTGGTACGCCGGCTGCGCCAGGTACCCGACGCGCAGGTGCAGACGTACCAGACGCGCGACGCCGCCTACATCCGCCAGGACTTCTTCGGCTCGGACCCGGCGCTCGTCGAGATGGCGAAGCTGCTGAGCGACGACAAGATCCTCGAGTGCTTCCACCTCTCCCGCGGCGGTCACGAGGCGCGCAAGGTGTACGCCGCCTACCGCGCGGCCCTCGCCCACAAGGGCGCGCCGACCGTGATCCTGGCCCAGACGGTCAAGGGCCACACGCTCGGCGAGGGCTTCGCGTCCAAGAACGCCAACCACCAGATGAAGAAGCTGACGGTGGACGAGTTCAAGAAGATGCGTGACGTCCTCGAACTCCCCATCTCCGACAGCCAGTTCATCGACGGCCAGGTGCCCTACGGCCACCCGGGCGCCGACGCCCCCGAGGTCCGCTACCTCCAGGACCGCCGCGCGGCCCTCGGCGGCCCGGCCCCGGCCCGCCGTACGCACGCGCTCGCGCCGCTGCCCGCGGCCCCCGACAAGGCGTTCGCGTCCTTCGACAAGGGCTCCGGCTCGCAGAACGTGGCGACGACGATGGCGTTCGTCCGCCTGGTCAAGGACCTGGTCCGCGACAAGGAGACCGGCAGGCGCTGGGTGCCGATCGTCCCCGACGAGGCGCGCACCTTCGGCATGGAGAGCCTCTTCCCCTCCCTCGGCATCTACTCGCCCAAGGGCCAGACGTACGAGCCGGTCGACCGCGACCAGCTGATGTACTACAAGGAGGCCAAGGACGGCCAGATCCTCAACGAGGGGATCACCGAGGCCGGTTCCATGGCGGACTTCATCGCCGCGTCCACCGCGTACTCCACGCACGGCGAAGCGATGATCCCGTTCTACATCTTCTACTCGATGTTCGGCTGGCAGCGCACTGCCGACCAGATGTGGCAGCTCGGCGACCAGCTGGGCCGCGGCTTCCTGGTGGGCGCCACGGCCGGCCGTACGACGCTGACGGGCGAGGGCCTCCAGCACGCGGACGGGCACTCCCCCGTGATCGCCGCGACCAACCCGGCCGCGCTGTCGTACGACCCGGCGTTCGCGTACGAGATCGCGACCATCGTCAAGGACGGTCTGCGCCGGATGTACGGCGAGGCCGCGCCCGGCGAGGACCAGAACGTCTTCTACTACCTGACGGTCTACAACGAGCCGATGCCGCAGCCCGCCAAGCCGGCCGGCCTCGGCATCGACGAGGGCATCCTCAAGGGCCTGTACCGCTTCAACACGGCCGAGTCGGCGGGCCTCTCGCCCGTGGCCAACGCCGCGCGCATCCAGCTCATCGGCTCCGGTACGGCGATCCACTGGACCCTGAAGGCGCAGCAGCTGCTCGCCGAGGAGTGGGGCGTGGCCGCCGACGTGTGGTCCGCGACGTCCTGGACCGAGCTGCGGCGCGACGCCCTGGAGGCCGACGCGGCGCTGCTGCGCGGCGAGGAGCGCGTGCCGTTCGTCCGCCAGGCGCTGCACGGTGCCGAGGGCCCGGTGCTCGCGGTCTCCGACTACATGCGCCAGGTACCCGACCAGATCGCCCAGTGGGTCGAGCAGGACTACTCCTCGCTCGGCGCCGACGGCTTCGGTCTCTCCGACACCCGCGAGGCCGCGCGCCGCCACTTCGGCGTCGACGCCGAGTCGATCGTCGTCGCGGCGCTGGCGCAGCTCGCCCGCCGCGGTGAGGTGAAGGCGTCCGCGGTGAAGGAAGCACGGGAGCGGTACGGCCTGTAA
- a CDS encoding GntR family transcriptional regulator, translating to MTAPVVHSLREQIREHIVEGIVSGRWKPGERIVERRIATELEVSQTPVREALRELESLRLIESAPNKGVRVRNLTAADLEESYPVRAGLEAIAAELAAGRLAEDCSALEPHVAALYEADRLADGTGQVRHTVAFHRELVRAANNSVLLHTWEGLGIEVFTALSIRWLGTVQQSYAEEHEALVEAFRRRDPLIAELVKAHVLGCAPRP from the coding sequence ATGACCGCGCCCGTCGTCCACTCGCTGCGCGAACAGATCCGCGAGCACATCGTGGAGGGGATCGTCAGCGGGCGCTGGAAGCCGGGCGAGCGGATCGTGGAGCGCCGGATCGCGACCGAGCTCGAGGTCAGCCAGACGCCCGTACGGGAGGCGCTGCGCGAGCTGGAGTCGCTGCGCCTGATCGAGTCGGCCCCCAACAAGGGCGTACGGGTGCGGAATCTGACCGCCGCCGACCTGGAGGAGAGCTATCCGGTCCGGGCCGGTCTGGAGGCCATCGCGGCGGAGCTGGCGGCCGGGCGGCTCGCCGAGGACTGCTCGGCCCTGGAGCCGCACGTCGCCGCGCTGTACGAGGCCGACCGCCTGGCGGACGGTACCGGCCAGGTCCGCCACACGGTCGCCTTCCACCGCGAACTCGTCCGCGCCGCGAACAACTCCGTGCTCCTGCACACCTGGGAGGGCCTGGGCATCGAGGTGTTCACGGCGCTGTCCATCCGCTGGCTGGGCACGGTCCAGCAGTCGTACGCGGAGGAGCACGAGGCGCTCGTGGAGGCCTTCCGGCGGCGGGATCCGCTGATCGCGGAACTGGTGAAGGCCCATGTACTCGGGTGCGCGCCGCGGCCGTGA
- the sucB gene encoding 2-oxoglutarate dehydrogenase, E2 component, dihydrolipoamide succinyltransferase — MAVSVTLPALGESVTEGTVTRWLKAEGERVEADEPLLEVSTDKVDTEIPSPAAGVLASIKVAEDETVEVGAELAIIDDGTGAPAAAAPAPAAEPEPAPAAAPAPVAEAPAAPAAPAPAAAPAAPAGGASGTDVVLPALGESVTEGTVTRWLKQVGEEVAEDEPLLEVSTDKVDTEIPSPVAGVLLEIVVGEDETAEVGAKLAVVGAPGAAPAAAPAAPAAPAAAAPAPAAPAAPAAPAAPAPAPAAPAAPAAPTAAAPAPVQPAAPAPAPVAAAPVTPAPAPAATSGDDGAYVTPLVRKLAAENGVDLASVKGTGVGGRIRKQDVLAAAEAAKAAAAAPAPAAAAPAAATAAKKTPTLEASPLRGQTVKMPRIRKVIGDNMVKALHEQAQLSSVVEVDITKLMKLRAQAKDSFAAREGVKLSPMPFFVKAAAQALKAHPAVNARINVEEGTITYFDTESIGIAVDSEKGLMTPVIKHAGDLNIAGIAKATADLAGKVRANKITPDELSGATFTISNTGSRGALFDTIIVPPNQVAILGIGATVKRPAVIETEEGTVIGVRDMTYLTLSYDHRLVDGADAARYLTAVKAILEAGEFEVELGL, encoded by the coding sequence ATGGCGGTTTCCGTAACCCTTCCGGCGCTCGGTGAGAGCGTCACCGAGGGCACTGTCACTCGCTGGCTGAAGGCCGAGGGCGAGCGCGTCGAGGCCGACGAGCCGCTGCTGGAGGTGTCGACCGACAAGGTCGACACCGAGATCCCCTCGCCCGCCGCCGGAGTGCTCGCGTCCATCAAGGTCGCCGAGGACGAGACGGTGGAGGTCGGCGCCGAGCTGGCCATCATCGACGACGGCACGGGCGCGCCCGCTGCCGCAGCCCCGGCTCCGGCCGCCGAGCCCGAGCCGGCCCCCGCGGCCGCTCCGGCCCCGGTCGCCGAGGCCCCCGCGGCTCCGGCCGCCCCGGCCCCCGCCGCCGCCCCCGCCGCTCCGGCCGGTGGCGCCTCCGGTACCGACGTCGTGCTGCCCGCGCTGGGCGAGTCGGTCACCGAGGGCACCGTCACCCGCTGGCTGAAGCAGGTCGGCGAGGAGGTCGCGGAGGACGAGCCGCTGCTCGAGGTCTCCACCGACAAGGTCGACACCGAGATCCCGTCGCCGGTCGCCGGCGTCCTGCTGGAGATCGTCGTCGGCGAGGACGAGACGGCGGAGGTCGGCGCCAAGCTGGCCGTCGTCGGTGCGCCGGGTGCCGCCCCCGCGGCAGCCCCCGCCGCTCCGGCCGCGCCCGCCGCCGCTGCCCCGGCTCCGGCTGCTCCCGCGGCCCCCGCCGCGCCCGCCGCTCCGGCTCCGGCCCCCGCTGCTCCGGCCGCCCCGGCCGCCCCGACCGCCGCCGCTCCGGCTCCGGTCCAGCCCGCGGCCCCGGCTCCCGCGCCGGTCGCGGCCGCCCCCGTCACCCCGGCCCCGGCTCCCGCCGCGACCTCCGGTGACGACGGCGCCTACGTGACCCCGCTGGTGCGCAAGCTCGCCGCCGAGAACGGCGTCGACCTGGCCTCCGTCAAGGGCACCGGCGTCGGCGGTCGTATCCGCAAGCAGGACGTCCTCGCCGCCGCCGAGGCCGCGAAGGCCGCCGCCGCTGCTCCGGCTCCGGCCGCTGCCGCCCCGGCCGCCGCCACCGCCGCGAAGAAGACTCCGACCCTGGAGGCCTCCCCGCTGCGTGGCCAGACCGTCAAGATGCCCCGCATCCGCAAGGTCATCGGCGACAACATGGTGAAGGCCCTGCACGAGCAGGCCCAGCTGTCCTCGGTCGTCGAGGTCGACATCACCAAGCTGATGAAGCTCCGCGCGCAGGCGAAGGACTCCTTCGCGGCCCGCGAGGGCGTCAAGCTCTCCCCGATGCCGTTCTTCGTGAAGGCGGCGGCCCAGGCGCTGAAGGCCCACCCGGCCGTCAACGCCCGGATCAACGTCGAAGAGGGCACGATCACCTACTTCGACACCGAGAGCATCGGTATCGCGGTGGACTCCGAGAAGGGCCTGATGACCCCGGTCATCAAGCACGCGGGCGACCTGAACATCGCCGGTATCGCCAAGGCCACCGCCGACCTGGCGGGCAAGGTCCGGGCGAACAAGATCACCCCGGACGAGCTGTCCGGCGCGACCTTCACGATCAGCAACACCGGTTCGCGCGGCGCGCTCTTCGACACGATCATCGTGCCGCCGAACCAGGTCGCGATCCTGGGCATCGGCGCCACGGTCAAGCGTCCGGCCGTCATCGAGACGGAAGAGGGCACCGTCATCGGCGTCCGCGACATGACGTACCTGACGCTCTCCTACGACCACCGTCTGGTGGACGGCGCCGACGCGGCCCGTTACCTGACCGCGGTCAAGGCGATCCTGGAAGCGGGCGAGTTCGAGGTCGAGCTCGGCCTGTAA